GTCAGTCCGCATCGATGTACAGGCCCTCGTGCGCGATCTCGAGCGTCTCCAGGGCCACCTCGTTCTTCACGGCGCCCAGCTGCGGGCCGGTGAACTTGGTGGGCCACGCCCGGTTGAAGTTCCACCGCATGGCCTCCTGGTGGTTCTCGTCCAGGAGGATGATGGAGCCCGAGGTGCGGACCGTCTGACCGTTGGCGCCCTGGAGGATCCAGTTCCACAGCGCCAGGTCACCGATGATGCCGCGCTTGAGCACCAGGTTCGGGAACTTCTTCAGCCCCGGCAGCTTGCGGACGACGATGTCCTCGGCGCCGGTGCGGTAGTCGATGGGGGCAATCTCCATGTCGAGGCCGGTGACCTCGGAGAACGCTCCCTTGGACGACTTCCCGTCGTCGGAGATGCCGTTGATGATGATCTCGAAGTTGTAGACGGCATAGGGGTCTGGGCGTACGGCGGGCGGCATGTGTTCCTCCTGGGGCGGCGCGTGGCCACCCGCTCGGGCTCAAGTGGGCTTTCAGGACTTCTGGTCGAGCGTCTTCTGCTGGATGCGGAAGATGACGAACTCGGCCGGCTTCACCGGGGCGATGCCCACCAGGCAGAGCAGGCGCCCGTTGTCGATGTCGTCCTGGGTCATCGTCGTGCGGTCGCACTTGACGAAGTACGCCTCGTTGCGCGTCTCGCCCTGGAGCATTCCCTCGCGCCAGAGCCGGTCCAGGAACTGGGTGATGGTGGCTCGAACGCGGGCCCAGAGCTTCTCGTCGTTGGGCTCGAAGACGACCCACTGGGTGCCCTCGTCGATGGACTCCTCGACGAAGATGAAGAGGCGCCGGACGTTGACGTACTTCCAGGCTCCGTCCGAGGACAGCGTGCGGGCGCCCCACACGCGCAGGCCGCGGCCGGGGAAGGAGCGCAGCGCATTGACGCCGCGGGGGTTGAGCAGGTCCTGCTCCCGCTTCGTGATGTCGATTTCGAAGCCGGAGATGCCGCGCACCACCTCGTTGGCGGGAGCCTTGTGCACGCCGCGCTCCACGTCCGTGCGGGCGTAGATGCCGGCGACGTGTCCGGAGGGCGGCAGCAGCACGTCGCGCCGGGCGGCGAAGTCCCGGCCCATGAGCCACGGGTAGTAGAGCGCGCCGTACTTCGTGTCCACGGGGCCCTTGAGCGTCTCCGGGTCCACCCGCACCTTGACGTCCAGCAGCTTCGCGGGCGGCGGGTCGACGATGGCGAAGCGGTCCTTCAGGCTCTCGCAGTGGGTGATGAGGGCGCCGCGCACGTCGCGGGCCCAGATGCCGGGGGCCATGCAGAGGCTGATCTCGTCGATGTCCTCCAGCGCGGCGATGCCGCTGCGCTGGCCGGGCCCCAGGTCCCTGCCCACGAAGTCATCGGGCACGAGCTGGTCCAGGCGGTCGTCACCCTCGCCCAGCGGAGCCCAGGCCCCGTTGAGCGCGGCGGGGAAGGTGCCCAGCGAGGGCTGCGCGGCCTCCCAGTCCTTGTCCGCGGCCACGCGCACCAGGCGCGAGTCCTGGTTGATGCGGGTGACGAGATGGCTGGGGGAGCCGTCGTTCTTGAGCCGCAGGTTGTCGAACAGCTCGGTGGTGGCGGGCTGGTCCGGGTCCGGCTGGTAGCTCACCTCGACGCGCGCCTCGATGAGGCGGGCCACGTCCACGTCCGTGAGGGTGCCCGCCGGCAGCGCGGGCTCCACCGTGACCTGGCTGCCCACGCGGGATTCCACCTGCACGACGTGGCGGTCCTTGCCGTCGTCCACCTCCAGCAGGGCGCCCTCGTAAAGGCGCGAGGCGTTGGCCACGTTCAGCACCTTGGGCGCCGCCGGGTCCACCGCCATGCGCAGGCGCCGCACCGCCGTGCCCGCGGCGAGCGCGTCCCTGGCGGCGGGGGTGATGGTGAAGGTGTCGCCCGCCGCGTTCGACAGCTTGTAGGCGCGGCCCTGGATGAGGACCTTGTCGTTGTTGGCGAAGCCCGCGGGCACCTTGAGCTTGAGCTGGGTGGCATCCTTCGCCAC
The nucleotide sequence above comes from Pyxidicoccus xibeiensis. Encoded proteins:
- a CDS encoding phage tail protein, with the translated sequence MPPAVRPDPYAVYNFEIIINGISDDGKSSKGAFSEVTGLDMEIAPIDYRTGAEDIVVRKLPGLKKFPNLVLKRGIIGDLALWNWILQGANGQTVRTSGSIILLDENHQEAMRWNFNRAWPTKFTGPQLGAVKNEVALETLEIAHEGLYIDAD
- a CDS encoding phage tail sheath family protein encodes the protein MPEYLSPGVYVEEVDAGPKPIEGVSTSTAGAVGVTAMGPSDGRPVLVTSFAEFQRTFGGLLPEPRDPSVIQRWEDMEAGGHFWRFPLAVKGFFDNGGQRLYVKRVVASGPPPADPSVKEGAQASSAVLKQGLYLDLRTASKKGDQDIELARVSQLTGISTGAKVLLVRTDGAGAPQGPFTVESHDAAAATVKLDKGLDGDVAPGGWVLAVQEPPGAPNGTNVFIDKPSLTFRAFAVGDWGNALAVRVRASVATSLALLPFPGGAGAPAANTELVDAVAKDATQLKLKVPAGFANNDKVLIQGRAYKLSNAAGDTFTITPAARDALAAGTAVRRLRMAVDPAAPKVLNVANASRLYEGALLEVDDGKDRHVVQVESRVGSQVTVEPALPAGTLTDVDVARLIEARVEVSYQPDPDQPATTELFDNLRLKNDGSPSHLVTRINQDSRLVRVAADKDWEAAQPSLGTFPAALNGAWAPLGEGDDRLDQLVPDDFVGRDLGPGQRSGIAALEDIDEISLCMAPGIWARDVRGALITHCESLKDRFAIVDPPPAKLLDVKVRVDPETLKGPVDTKYGALYYPWLMGRDFAARRDVLLPPSGHVAGIYARTDVERGVHKAPANEVVRGISGFEIDITKREQDLLNPRGVNALRSFPGRGLRVWGARTLSSDGAWKYVNVRRLFIFVEESIDEGTQWVVFEPNDEKLWARVRATITQFLDRLWREGMLQGETRNEAYFVKCDRTTMTQDDIDNGRLLCLVGIAPVKPAEFVIFRIQQKTLDQKS